The genome window CTTAGCTGGAAGCTTGCCTTTTTTGGGGTTAACCCCGGCGTTATGCTGGGTTTTGTGCTGCTGGTTATTGCGCTCTGGGCTACAACACCCAGCTTTCGTCAGGTCTCTACCCTTCAAAATCTATTGCAGCAGGTCTCCCTTAACGTTATCATCTCTGTGGGAATGACGTTTGTTATCATTACAGCGGGTATAGACCTCTCGGTAGGCTCGGTGCAAGGGCTAGTGGGCACCGTTACGGCTTTGGTGCTTATGGCCCCGCCCCTCGTGGCCCGTTTCGGAAGCGGTGTGATGGTGTTGGCCGTTTTGGCAGGGACCGGCGCTGGAATTCTCATCGGGCTTCTCAACGGTCTTCTCGTGGCCTTCCTCAACATCCAACCCTTCATCGCTACACTGGCCACCATGTGGATATTGCGAGGCCTGGCCGAAGTGCTTACTAATGGCTCTCCTGTTGGCACCGCCATGCCCGGCACCCCACTCGCCTCGTTGCGCAACAACATCCTGGAACATCAGTTCACCATGCTCGGTATGGGCTATGTAGGCCCGCTACCCCTTTCCGCTTTAGTCGCGCTGATCACGGTCGTTGTTGGACATATTATCCTTAGCAAAACTCGTTTTGGACGACAGGTCTATGCGCTCGGCGGGAACTTGGAGGCCACACGTCTCTCCGGCATCAACGTGAAACGAATTCTGTTGGTCGTCTACCTATTGTCAGGACTTCTGTCCGGCATTGCAGCCATCTTATTGATGTCCAAACTGGTCAGCGGTCAACCTACAGCTGGTTCGGGCTTCGAGCTTTATAGCATTGCGGCGGTGGTGCTGGGCGGCACCAGCCTTTTTGGTGGGCAAGGCTCGGTCATCGGAAGCGTGATCGGGGCGCTCATCATCGGCATCATCGGCATGGGTCTTGACCTGCACGGCGTTAGCTCGTTCTGGCAACAGGTGGTTATGGGGGTACTTATCCTCTTGGCGGTGCTTCTCGACCAGGTTAC of Chthonomonas calidirosea T49 contains these proteins:
- a CDS encoding ABC transporter permease, which gives rise to MQPLSVPKSRKEKTPSSLSWKLAFFGVNPGVMLGFVLLVIALWATTPSFRQVSTLQNLLQQVSLNVIISVGMTFVIITAGIDLSVGSVQGLVGTVTALVLMAPPLVARFGSGVMVLAVLAGTGAGILIGLLNGLLVAFLNIQPFIATLATMWILRGLAEVLTNGSPVGTAMPGTPLASLRNNILEHQFTMLGMGYVGPLPLSALVALITVVVGHIILSKTRFGRQVYALGGNLEATRLSGINVKRILLVVYLLSGLLSGIAAILLMSKLVSGQPTAGSGFELYSIAAVVLGGTSLFGGQGSVIGSVIGALIIGIIGMGLDLHGVSSFWQQVVMGVLILLAVLLDQVTRKASYR